The Pseudomonadota bacterium DNA window CTCGAACCGGCCACAGCCTCAAGTATGTCGAGGATGTGTTCTCTGTCTTGAAAGGTATAAAGAAAGGGCGTCAGTCCGCCCAGGTCTGCGACGAATGCGCCGACCCAGAGGAGATGGCTTGAAATCCTGTTCAATTCAGCGGTAATGGTCCGTATATACTGAGCTCGCTCCGGCACTTCGATGTTGCAAAGTTTTTCAACGGTTGTCACATAACCGAGATTGAAATTGAGCGCACCGAGATAATCCATCCTTGGCGGGTTGGGTAGAAACTGCAGATAGCTTCTGTTCTCAGCCATCTTTTCATGCATCCTGTGGAGATAGCCCAGCACAGGTTCAGCACTGATGATGTATTCACCGTCCATTTTGACGATAATCCGCAATACTCCATGCGTGCTCGGATGCTGCGGGCCAAGGTTTATAAAAAATCCGTCATCCTGTTCGTCTGGAGCGAACGGGCTAAGCAGTCGCTTATCATTTTCTGTTACGGGCACCGTATTCTTGCGAAGGGGATAATGGTCTATACCATCATGGAGAAACAGATATGACAGCCCCGGATGTCCCTCAAACAGCACGCCGAAAAATTCATGCATCTCCCGCTCGTACCAGCGGGCCATTGTGTAGATATGGGATATTGTCGGCGCTGCAGGATTGTCAGGCTCGACTTTTAATGTTGTTTTAATGCGGCATAATGAATTATGGTGATTGAAAAAATAGACAAGCTCAAGGTAATCCACATAATCCACACAGCACATATCTTCAAGATAGAAGCCCTTTCTTTCGAAAAACTCTACAATAGATACAAGGCTGCCTTTTACTGCATCTACTGATAGATGATAACCTCTTTCAGCATATGAAATTTCATATGCGTCAACATCTTTCAAGGTGTTTTTAATGTCTTCGAAAATCCTTTTTACCATTTCGGTTCCGGTTTCGGGAAGCGTCTTGTTCCCGTAATTTTTTCTTCGAGTTTCATAAGCCCCTCGAGCAGTCCTTCCGGCCTCGGAGGGCATCCGGGTATATAAACATCAACGGGTATGAGTTTATCAACACCTTCGATAATGTTGTACTGGCCTTCAAATGCAAAGGGACCGCCTGATATGGCACAATTGCCCATTGCTATTACCCATTTGGGCGACGGCATCTGCTCGTAAAGGGTAACTACTGTAGGCGCCATCTTTTTTGTCACCGTCCCGTTCACAATCATCAGATCCGCCTGTCTGGGGCTCGGTCTGAATACCTCTGCACCGAAGCGCGCAATATCGAAACGCGCCATGGCGGCTGCCATCATCTCAATGGCGCAGCAGGCAAGGCCGAAGGTCATAGGCCAGATAGAGTTTGCCCTTGCGAGATTGAGAAACTTGTCAGCAATGGCAAGTTGTATTATAGGAGCTTTCGTTTCCAGGTAAAGACCCCCTTTCCCCACGCATAGACGATTGCGAAGGCAAGTATAAGGACAAAAATCAACAGGGAGTAGAACTCGTACATCTTCCCGCCCCTTGTATAGCTTAATGCCACAGGAAACAGATAGAGTATATCCACATCAAAAGCTATGAATATAAGCGCATAAACGTAATATACGACGGTATGGCGTGTCCATGCGCTGCCGAAAGGCGGTATGCCGCATTCATAGGTGGCAAAGGTGTTTTTACCAGTGGTGCGGGGTGCGATCAGATATGAAATCACAACCGGCGAGAGGGTGAACACAACAGCCACCACTGAAAAAATAAGCACAGGATAAAAATCTTCAAGTGTGTTCATCATAATGAGTAATACATATTTCTATATTTGACTAATACTTGTCAATATAAAAAAGCATAGATTGTTCTTTTTTTCACGATTAACGCTGATTTACTCGTAATTATTGAGTTTTTTGAGAAATGTCTCCTGTTTCTCACAGGGGACATTGATGTTATAGAGCCATTACTTGTCAATATAAAAAAGTATAGATTGCTCTATTTTTAACGATTAACGCTGATATATGGGTAATTCTTGAGTTTTTTGAGAAATGTCTCCTGTTTCTCATTGGGGACATTGATGCTATAAACCCCTTTCGGCAGTCTGTATTTTCTAATGTGTAGGTTGTAGTCTCTGAATATCTTATAAGGTACATCCATGCATTTGGCGAGTATTGAAGTGTGGATTTCCCTGTCCGTTTCCAGCAATACTTCGTGGATAAGAATGGGCTTGTATAAATCCTTCCCACTCAGATTCAGCCCATATCTTTCTTTGTTTAATACAATCTCTTTAAGAGATAAGATTCTGAATATGTATCTTTCCGTTTCTTCCGGAAGGTAAAGCTCAAAGAAATCCCGTGTCCCCTGGTTTTCAATGGCTTCCCTCAGCCTTCCTGCACCTGCATTGTAGGCTGCCATGGCAATCAGCCAGTCACCAAACTCCCCGTGAAGCCTTTTCAGGTGGGTCAAAGCTGATTTCGTTGCCTTCTTCATATTGTACCGCTCATCGATGTTGTCGTTTATATATAAGCCTTCCCGTTTCCCTGTCTCCTTTATAAACTGCCACATGCCTGCCGCATTTGCCTTGGAGAGCGACCTTGGGTTTAAATAACTTTCTGTGATCACCAGGTATATGAGGTCCGACGGGAGACCCATCTTCTGCGTTTCTTCGTTTATCATGTTTGAATATTTAAAATACCTCTTAATGATGATCGTCAGCAATCCTTTATTCTCGAGGAATTGAAAAAATTCCCGTTCGAATCTTTCCCTTATGTCATCCCTGAGCAGGGGTATTTTTTTGTCACAGAGCACGAGTGCATCGGGCAAACCATCCAAATTATAAATCTCAATTTCTCTTTTAAGTCTCGTCACCTCCGCTTCCAGATCCGAAACCTTTTTTTCTAAAGGTACGCTCTTTTTTTGAGTCACCTGAGCTTCTGCCGGCAAGGCAAAGATAAAGAGTAATATTACAATTATCAGGCACTTGAAGTATTCAAGGGTTCGAGGGTTCGAGGGTTCAAGGGTTCGAGGGTTTTTAATTAACCCCTTGGCCCCTGATTTTCCGGCCCCTTGGCCCCTTGGCCCCTTGGCCCCTGATTTTTTCATATCCCTTCCTTCACCATCCGGCTCACCATAGTTACCCTGTTATTCATGCGATTCATGAGATTTTTTATGTCTATTTGCATTGAGCTGAGATTTTCGTACCTCTTTTTGTATATTAATTCGAGTTCCTTTTTCCAGTGTTCAACAATCTCGGCTTCCCTCTTATCCATCTCAATGTCAAACTTCCTTTTTAAATCTCTGACAACCTTTTCATTGATCTCCATATGACTTCTCCTTCTCTTTCACAATATGCCTGTATATTACTATAAGAACCATAACGCCAATGAGTACGGCTGGAATGATGTATTCTTCGTACTTTTTGATATCGCTTACAAATACGTACACAACTTTTCCAAAGACATATCCTGTTACAGATACCAGAATACTCCATAGTGCCGAGTTTACCATATTAAACAAGAGAAACTTGCTCAATTTGATATTCGTGCAACCCAGCAATAAGAGGACTATTGCCCTTATACCTACAAGAAATCTGATAATAAATATGATAAAATGTCCATACTTTTTGATTATTTTGTTTGCCAGAGGGACCTTGCTCCTTAAAAATTCATACTTTTCTATAATATTTTTCCCGAATATCCTTCCAATTGAAAAAAAAGTGCAATCGCCGGCAAAAGTCCCCAGAAAAGCCCACAAAATTACCTTTTCAATGTTCATATACCCCAGTTTAGAAAAAATCCCACCCAGGAGAACTGTTGTTTCACCCTCCAGGAAGGTACCGACAAAAATTCCTATGTATCCATATTTAGCTATATAAGCTTCCATAATCCCTCAATCCCTCAATTCAAAATTCCACAATTCTATATACATTAATGCCCCATGGTCAATAAACATTTTCCCTCTTCTTCTCTCCTATCTTCATAATGATGATACTTATTTCATACAGAATATAAGTCGGGACAGCAAGGAGCATCATATTATACACATCCGGTGTGGGGGTTATGATCGCTGATGCAATGGTGATAAACAGTATTGCAAACCTCCTCGTTTTTGTCAGGGTCCTTGCCTTTACAATGCCCATTTTATTGAGAGCAATGAGAATAACAGGCACTTCAAAGGTCATGCCGAAGGCAAAAATCATGGCCGAAGAGAATTTTATAAACTGTTCAACGGATATCATCGCCTTCAGGACATCCCCCTCATAACCAAGGAGGAATGTTACGCCTGATTGTAACACTATGAAATAGCAGAAAAGGCTCCCCGTATAAAAAAGTACTATCGAGAAAACAACAAAAAGCCACCCCTCTGATGCTTTTAGCTTAACAAAACCTTTAAATTCGT harbors:
- a CDS encoding lytic transglycosylase domain-containing protein; amino-acid sequence: MKKSGAKGPRGQGAGKSGAKGLIKNPRTLEPSNPRTLEYFKCLIIVILLFIFALPAEAQVTQKKSVPLEKKVSDLEAEVTRLKREIEIYNLDGLPDALVLCDKKIPLLRDDIRERFEREFFQFLENKGLLTIIIKRYFKYSNMINEETQKMGLPSDLIYLVITESYLNPRSLSKANAAGMWQFIKETGKREGLYINDNIDERYNMKKATKSALTHLKRLHGEFGDWLIAMAAYNAGAGRLREAIENQGTRDFFELYLPEETERYIFRILSLKEIVLNKERYGLNLSGKDLYKPILIHEVLLETDREIHTSILAKCMDVPYKIFRDYNLHIRKYRLPKGVYSINVPNEKQETFLKKLKNYPYISVNR
- a CDS encoding NADH-quinone oxidoreductase subunit A, with amino-acid sequence MMNTLEDFYPVLIFSVVAVVFTLSPVVISYLIAPRTTGKNTFATYECGIPPFGSAWTRHTVVYYVYALIFIAFDVDILYLFPVALSYTRGGKMYEFYSLLIFVLILAFAIVYAWGKGVFTWKRKLL
- a CDS encoding twin-arginine translocase subunit TatC; translation: MEREKLLHILTSLKRFSLKGLIVVTFSSIVCFMFFKSILNLLLKTVHIKVYYFTFPEVFFSSVELAIYGGVFFSLPVLIILVWHEFKGFVKLKASEGWLFVVFSIVLFYTGSLFCYFIVLQSGVTFLLGYEGDVLKAMISVEQFIKFSSAMIFAFGMTFEVPVILIALNKMGIVKARTLTKTRRFAILFITIASAIITPTPDVYNMMLLAVPTYILYEISIIIMKIGEKKRENVY
- the nuoB gene encoding NADH-quinone oxidoreductase subunit NuoB, which translates into the protein METKAPIIQLAIADKFLNLARANSIWPMTFGLACCAIEMMAAAMARFDIARFGAEVFRPSPRQADLMIVNGTVTKKMAPTVVTLYEQMPSPKWVIAMGNCAISGGPFAFEGQYNIIEGVDKLIPVDVYIPGCPPRPEGLLEGLMKLEEKITGTRRFPKPEPKW
- a CDS encoding DedA family protein produces the protein MEAYIAKYGYIGIFVGTFLEGETTVLLGGIFSKLGYMNIEKVILWAFLGTFAGDCTFFSIGRIFGKNIIEKYEFLRSKVPLANKIIKKYGHFIIFIIRFLVGIRAIVLLLLGCTNIKLSKFLLFNMVNSALWSILVSVTGYVFGKVVYVFVSDIKKYEEYIIPAVLIGVMVLIVIYRHIVKEKEKSYGDQ